In Pseudomonas deceptionensis, a single window of DNA contains:
- the gatB gene encoding Asp-tRNA(Asn)/Glu-tRNA(Gln) amidotransferase subunit GatB, protein MQWEVVIGLEIHSQLATQSKIFSGSATTFGAEPNTQASLVDLGMPGVLPVLNQEAVRMAVMFGVAVDAEIVQHNVFARKNYFYPDLPKGYQISQMELPIVGKGHLDITLEDGTVKRVGITRAHLEEDAGKSLHEDFSGATGIDLNRAGTPLLEIVSEPDMRSAKEAVAYVKAMHALVRYLGICDGNMAEGSLRCDCNVSIRPFGQAEFGTRCEIKNVNSFRFIEKAINSEVRRQIELIEDGGKVIQQTRLYDPNKDETRAMRSKEEANDYRYFPDPDLLPVVIEDSFIEDVRATLPELPPQKRERFQLQFGLSAYDASVLASSREQADYFEKVVSISDDAKLAANWVMVELGSLLNKQGLDIDQSPVTAEQLGGMLQRIKDNTISGKIAKVVLEAMANGEGSADEVIEKRGLKQVTDSGAIEKVLDEMLAANAEQVEQYRAADEAKRGKMFGFFVGQAMKASKGKANPQQVNELLKSKLEG, encoded by the coding sequence ATGCAATGGGAAGTTGTGATCGGGCTGGAAATTCACTCCCAGCTCGCCACCCAATCGAAGATTTTCTCCGGTAGCGCCACCACCTTTGGCGCAGAACCGAACACCCAGGCCAGCCTGGTTGACCTGGGCATGCCCGGCGTACTGCCCGTGCTGAACCAGGAAGCCGTCCGTATGGCGGTCATGTTCGGTGTAGCCGTTGATGCCGAAATCGTTCAGCACAACGTGTTTGCCCGCAAGAACTACTTCTACCCGGACCTGCCCAAGGGCTACCAGATCAGCCAGATGGAACTGCCGATTGTCGGCAAGGGCCACCTGGACATCACCCTTGAAGACGGTACCGTGAAACGTGTCGGCATCACCCGTGCCCACCTGGAAGAAGACGCCGGCAAAAGCCTGCACGAAGACTTCAGCGGCGCCACCGGCATCGACCTGAACCGTGCAGGCACACCGTTGCTTGAAATCGTTTCCGAACCGGACATGCGCAGCGCCAAAGAGGCCGTGGCCTACGTCAAGGCGATGCACGCACTGGTGCGTTACCTGGGCATTTGCGACGGCAACATGGCTGAAGGCTCCCTGCGTTGCGACTGCAACGTATCGATCCGCCCGTTCGGCCAGGCCGAGTTCGGCACCCGCTGCGAGATCAAGAACGTCAACTCGTTCCGTTTTATCGAGAAGGCGATCAACAGCGAAGTACGCCGTCAGATCGAGCTGATCGAAGACGGCGGCAAGGTCATTCAGCAGACCCGCCTGTACGATCCGAACAAAGACGAAACCCGCGCCATGCGCAGCAAGGAGGAAGCCAACGACTACCGTTACTTCCCCGACCCTGACCTGCTGCCGGTGGTGATCGAAGATTCGTTTATCGAAGACGTGCGGGCCACCCTGCCGGAACTGCCACCGCAAAAGCGCGAGCGTTTCCAGTTGCAGTTCGGCCTGTCCGCCTACGACGCCAGCGTGCTGGCTTCGAGCCGCGAGCAAGCGGACTACTTCGAAAAAGTCGTGAGCATCAGTGACGACGCCAAGCTGGCGGCCAACTGGGTCATGGTTGAGCTGGGCAGCCTGCTCAACAAGCAAGGCCTGGACATCGACCAGTCGCCGGTCACCGCCGAGCAACTGGGCGGCATGTTGCAACGCATCAAGGACAACACCATCTCCGGCAAAATCGCCAAGGTTGTGCTCGAAGCCATGGCCAATGGCGAAGGCAGTGCAGACGAGGTCATCGAGAAGCGCGGCCTCAAGCAAGTGACCGACAGCGGCGCCATTGAAAAGGTGCTGGATGAAATGCTGGCGGCCAACGCCGAACAAGTCGAGCAGTACCGTGCGGCAGACGAAGCCAAGCGCGGCAAGATGTTCGGCTTCTTTGTGGGCCAGGCGATGAAAGCCTCCAAAGGCAAAGCCAACCCGCAACAGGTCAACGAGCTGCTCAAAAGCAAACTCGAAGGCTAA
- a CDS encoding AEC family transporter produces the protein MLAIFLQTLTITAPVFAMLFLGVVLKRVGWINDNFIHTASALVFNVTMPALLFLGILHADLRAALQPKVLAYFVLATFASFALAWGWSIWRCPREDRGIYTQGAFRGNNGVIGLALAASMYGDYGISLGAVLAGLVILLYNTLSTIVLAVYSPVIKSDPWSICKSVFKNPLIISVLGAVPFAVFKIGLPGWLQASGEYLAAMTLPLALICIGGTLSLASLRKSGDMALSASLVKMVSMPLLATLGAWLCGFRGPELGILFLYFASPTAAASYVMARAANGNHELAAAIIVITTLMAAITTNIGIFVLQWGGWI, from the coding sequence ATGCTGGCTATCTTCCTTCAGACGCTCACGATTACTGCTCCCGTGTTTGCCATGCTTTTTTTAGGCGTGGTGCTCAAGCGCGTGGGCTGGATCAATGACAACTTTATCCATACAGCGTCGGCCCTGGTGTTCAACGTCACCATGCCGGCGTTGTTGTTTCTGGGTATTTTGCATGCTGATCTCAGAGCGGCCCTTCAGCCCAAGGTGCTGGCTTACTTCGTCCTGGCGACATTTGCCAGCTTTGCCTTGGCCTGGGGCTGGTCGATCTGGCGCTGCCCGCGTGAGGATCGCGGCATCTACACCCAGGGTGCCTTTCGCGGCAACAACGGTGTCATCGGCCTGGCTCTGGCGGCCAGCATGTACGGCGACTACGGGATTTCCCTGGGCGCGGTGCTCGCCGGTCTGGTGATTCTGCTCTACAACACCCTGTCGACCATCGTGCTGGCGGTTTACAGCCCGGTGATCAAGTCCGACCCGTGGAGTATCTGCAAAAGCGTGTTCAAGAACCCGCTGATTATCAGCGTTCTGGGCGCTGTGCCTTTTGCAGTGTTCAAGATCGGTTTGCCCGGCTGGCTGCAGGCATCCGGCGAATACCTGGCCGCGATGACCTTGCCGCTGGCGCTGATTTGTATCGGTGGCACGCTATCGCTTGCGAGTTTGCGCAAAAGTGGCGACATGGCGCTGAGCGCCAGCCTGGTGAAAATGGTCAGCATGCCCCTGCTGGCAACCCTGGGTGCATGGCTGTGCGGCTTTCGCGGGCCGGAGTTGGGGATTCTGTTTCTGTACTTCGCCAGCCCGACTGCTGCGGCCAGCTATGTCATGGCGCGGGCGGCTAACGGCAATCACGAATTGGCGGCCGCGATCATCGTGATCACTACCTTGATGGCAGCAATCACGACCAATATCGGGATCTTCGTGTTGCAGTGGGGCGGCTGGATTTAG
- a CDS encoding septal ring lytic transglycosylase RlpA family protein, with protein sequence MKRLLGACALLSLLAGCASHDIDPRGYDKTGTASYYGARHHGKRTASGEPFDQNALTAAHPALPFGTRVLVTNLKNDKSVVVRINDRGPHTRGRLIDLSRKAAQQLDMLSTGTAKVRVQGLSD encoded by the coding sequence ATGAAGCGGCTACTCGGCGCCTGCGCCCTGCTCAGCTTGCTCGCCGGCTGTGCCAGCCACGACATAGACCCCCGAGGCTATGACAAAACCGGCACGGCCTCTTATTACGGCGCTCGCCACCACGGCAAGCGCACCGCCAGCGGCGAACCTTTCGACCAGAATGCCCTTACCGCCGCACACCCCGCACTGCCTTTCGGGACGCGGGTACTGGTCACCAATTTGAAAAACGACAAATCTGTCGTGGTGCGCATCAATGATCGCGGACCGCACACCCGTGGCCGCCTGATCGATCTTTCACGCAAGGCCGCCCAACAGCTGGATATGCTAAGCACGGGCACAGCCAAAGTCCGGGTTCAGGGCTTGAGTGACTAA
- a CDS encoding calcium/sodium antiporter codes for MLQLLCGLVLLIAGAELLVRCAVRMAANMKVRPLLIGLTVVALGSSAPQMTVSLQAAFNDTSDIAVGSVIGSNIFNILVTLGLSALIIPLRVSRQLVRLDIPLMILASGLVFALALNKQLDRLDGVALLCGLLIYLGLLLRQSRHSGHHHASHDLPPTPWLHNVLLILTALVLLGVAGHLLLGAAVTVATELGLSERIIGLTIIAVSTSLPELATSLVAAVRGQREIAVGNVIGSNVFNLLGVLGLTALVAPAPLSVSPNALAFDLPVMLGVAALCLPVFYTGYRITRGEGLLFLGLYLAYGLHVVSFTTGMPLAGKLEHLMLFFILPALLVFLLFSTLRAWRRQH; via the coding sequence CTGCTGCAATTGCTCTGCGGTCTTGTCTTGTTGATCGCCGGGGCAGAATTGCTGGTGCGATGCGCCGTACGCATGGCCGCCAATATGAAGGTACGCCCGCTGCTGATCGGCCTCACCGTCGTGGCGCTGGGCAGCAGCGCCCCCCAGATGACCGTCAGCCTGCAAGCCGCGTTCAATGACACCTCGGACATCGCCGTGGGCAGTGTCATCGGCAGCAACATCTTCAATATCCTGGTCACTCTCGGGCTCTCGGCGCTGATCATCCCCCTGCGCGTGTCCCGCCAGCTGGTGCGTCTGGACATCCCCCTGATGATCCTCGCCAGCGGCCTGGTCTTCGCTCTGGCGCTGAACAAGCAACTCGACCGCCTGGACGGCGTTGCCTTGCTGTGCGGGCTGCTGATCTATCTGGGCCTGCTGCTGCGACAGTCGCGTCACAGCGGGCATCACCACGCCAGCCATGACCTGCCCCCCACCCCGTGGCTGCACAACGTACTGCTGATACTTACCGCCCTGGTGCTGCTGGGGGTTGCCGGGCATCTGCTGCTCGGTGCAGCAGTCACAGTCGCCACGGAGCTGGGGCTGTCAGAACGGATCATCGGCCTGACCATCATTGCCGTGAGCACCTCGCTGCCGGAGCTGGCCACCTCTCTGGTCGCCGCTGTTCGCGGCCAGCGCGAAATTGCGGTCGGCAACGTGATTGGCAGCAACGTGTTCAATCTGCTGGGGGTTCTGGGCCTGACGGCTCTGGTGGCGCCAGCGCCCTTGTCCGTGTCACCCAACGCCCTCGCGTTCGACTTGCCGGTGATGCTGGGGGTCGCGGCACTGTGCCTGCCGGTGTTCTATACCGGCTACCGCATCACCCGTGGCGAAGGGCTGTTGTTCCTGGGCTTGTACCTGGCCTACGGGCTACATGTGGTGTCATTCACCACCGGCATGCCGCTGGCCGGCAAGCTTGAACATTTGATGCTGTTTTTCATCTTGCCGGCGCTGCTGGTGTTTTTGCTGTTCAGTACCCTGCGCGCCTGGCGTCGACAACACTGA
- a CDS encoding hypoxanthine-guanine phosphoribosyltransferase, with translation MSADLEHIRQIMREADCLYTEAEVEVAIARVGAQITAEMAETNPVVFCVMNGGLIFSGKLLTHLKFPLEASYLHATRYRNETTGGDLFWKAKPEVSFIDRHVLIIDDILDEGHTLSAIVEFCKHAGARQVHTAVLIDKDHDRKARPDLKANYVGLPCIDRYIFGYGMDYKGYWRNAAGIYAVKGM, from the coding sequence ATGTCTGCTGATCTCGAGCATATCCGTCAAATCATGCGAGAGGCTGACTGCCTGTACACCGAAGCTGAAGTCGAAGTGGCGATTGCCCGCGTTGGCGCGCAAATCACGGCTGAAATGGCCGAGACCAATCCAGTAGTATTCTGTGTGATGAACGGCGGCCTGATTTTTTCCGGCAAGCTGCTCACCCATCTGAAATTTCCGCTTGAAGCGTCGTACCTGCACGCTACGCGCTATCGCAATGAAACCACTGGCGGCGACCTGTTCTGGAAAGCCAAGCCAGAAGTGTCGTTCATTGACCGTCACGTGCTGATCATCGATGACATCCTCGATGAGGGTCACACCCTGAGCGCCATCGTCGAATTCTGTAAACACGCCGGTGCCCGCCAGGTGCACACCGCAGTTCTGATCGACAAAGACCACGACCGCAAAGCGCGTCCGGACCTGAAGGCCAACTATGTGGGCTTGCCGTGCATTGACCGTTACATCTTCGGCTATGGCATGGATTACAAAGGTTACTGGCGTAATGCTGCTGGCATTTATGCCGTTAAAGGTATGTAA
- a CDS encoding uracil-xanthine permease family protein, protein MQDEFNDPLWRQIISGAQMLFVAFGALVLMPLITGLDPNVALFTAGLGTLLFQIVTRRQVPVFLASSFAFITPIILAKGQFGLAATMGGVMAAGFVYTFLGFAVKIKGTGFIDRLLPPVVIGPVIISIGLAMAPIAAHMAMGRAEDGTELIHYQTAMMISMPALLTTLIVAVFGKGIFRLVPIIAGVLVGFALAFYFGVVDTAKIAAAPWFALPHFTAPEFNWQAILFIVPVALAPAIEHIGGVIAVGSVTGRDYLKKPGLHRTLFGDGIATTAAGLLGGPPNTTYAEVTGAVMLTKNYNPKIMTWAAIFAISLAFVGKFGALLQSIPVPVMGGILCLLFGSIAAVGMNTLIRHQVDLSEARNLVIVSVTLVFGIGGVLIGTGMGPEDFGLKGIALCAIVAIALNLILPGNDAWKKKKGNEPIL, encoded by the coding sequence ATGCAGGACGAGTTCAACGACCCGCTCTGGCGCCAGATCATATCTGGCGCGCAGATGCTCTTCGTGGCCTTTGGCGCGTTGGTGTTGATGCCACTAATTACCGGCCTCGACCCTAACGTCGCGCTGTTCACGGCGGGTCTCGGGACTCTGCTGTTCCAGATCGTGACCCGGCGCCAGGTGCCGGTCTTTCTGGCTTCGAGTTTCGCTTTCATTACTCCGATCATTCTCGCCAAAGGCCAGTTCGGCCTGGCAGCGACCATGGGCGGGGTGATGGCAGCCGGTTTCGTGTACACCTTCCTCGGCTTCGCGGTAAAGATCAAAGGCACCGGTTTTATTGACCGTTTGCTGCCACCGGTGGTGATTGGTCCGGTGATTATCTCCATCGGCCTGGCAATGGCGCCGATTGCCGCGCACATGGCCATGGGCCGCGCTGAAGACGGTACCGAGCTGATCCACTACCAGACCGCCATGATGATCTCGATGCCAGCCTTGCTGACTACCTTGATCGTAGCCGTGTTCGGTAAAGGGATTTTCCGTCTGGTGCCGATCATTGCCGGCGTGCTGGTGGGCTTTGCCCTGGCGTTCTACTTCGGCGTAGTCGATACGGCCAAAATCGCTGCAGCCCCGTGGTTCGCCCTGCCGCACTTCACGGCTCCCGAGTTCAACTGGCAGGCGATTCTGTTTATCGTCCCCGTGGCTCTGGCCCCGGCCATTGAACACATCGGCGGCGTGATTGCCGTGGGCAGCGTGACCGGTCGTGACTACCTGAAAAAGCCGGGCCTGCACCGCACACTGTTCGGTGACGGCATTGCCACCACCGCAGCCGGCCTGCTGGGCGGACCGCCCAACACCACCTACGCCGAAGTGACTGGCGCAGTGATGCTGACCAAGAACTACAACCCGAAAATCATGACTTGGGCGGCGATCTTCGCCATCAGTCTGGCTTTTGTCGGCAAGTTCGGCGCCCTGCTGCAAAGCATTCCGGTACCTGTGATGGGCGGAATTCTGTGCCTGCTGTTCGGCTCGATTGCTGCTGTGGGCATGAACACCCTGATCCGCCACCAGGTTGACCTGAGTGAAGCGCGCAATCTGGTGATCGTGTCAGTAACGCTGGTATTCGGGATTGGCGGTGTGCTGATCGGTACAGGCATGGGCCCTGAAGACTTCGGTCTCAAGGGCATCGCGTTGTGCGCCATCGTTGCGATTGCGCTTAACCTGATCCTGCCGGGCAATGACGCCTGGAAAAAGAAGAAAGGTAACGAGCCGATTCTCTAA
- the upp gene encoding uracil phosphoribosyltransferase, which yields MPIREIRHPLIRHKLGLMRRADISTKNFRELAQEVGALLTYEATKDLTLETYEIEGWCGTVQVEKIAGKKITVVPILRAGIGMLEGVLSLIPGAKVSAVGIARNEETLQAHTYLEKLVPEINERLAMIIDPMLATGSSMVATIDLLKKAGCKEIRAMVLVAAPEGIAAVEAAHPDVIIYTASIDERLNEHGYIIPGLGDAGDKIFGTKQKDV from the coding sequence ATGCCCATCCGTGAGATCCGCCATCCGCTGATCCGTCACAAGCTCGGCCTTATGCGCCGCGCAGACATTAGCACGAAGAACTTCCGTGAGCTCGCTCAGGAAGTCGGCGCGTTGCTGACCTATGAAGCCACCAAAGACCTGACCCTCGAAACCTACGAGATTGAAGGCTGGTGCGGCACTGTCCAGGTTGAAAAAATCGCCGGCAAGAAAATTACCGTAGTGCCGATTCTGCGTGCCGGTATCGGCATGCTCGAAGGCGTGCTGAGCCTGATCCCGGGCGCTAAAGTCAGCGCTGTCGGTATTGCCCGCAACGAAGAAACCCTCCAGGCCCACACCTACCTGGAAAAACTGGTACCGGAAATCAACGAGCGTCTGGCGATGATTATCGACCCGATGCTGGCCACCGGTTCGTCCATGGTTGCCACCATTGACCTGCTGAAAAAAGCCGGCTGCAAGGAAATCCGCGCCATGGTGCTGGTTGCCGCACCTGAAGGGATTGCTGCTGTTGAAGCCGCTCACCCGGACGTAATCATCTACACCGCCTCTATTGATGAGCGTTTGAACGAGCACGGCTACATCATTCCGGGCCTGGGCGATGCCGGCGACAAGATCTTCGGCACCAAGCAAAAGGACGTTTAA
- a CDS encoding carboxymuconolactone decarboxylase family protein: MDTKKTGLEMRRQVMGDTFVDHALGNATEFTQPLQEFVNEHAWGGVWNREGLSLKTRSLITLAALTALKCPQELKGHVRGALNNGCTVEEIRETLLHCAVYAGVPAAMDAFRAAQEVINAHEQG, from the coding sequence ATGGACACTAAAAAGACCGGCCTTGAAATGCGCCGCCAGGTAATGGGCGACACCTTTGTCGACCACGCCCTGGGCAATGCCACCGAGTTCACCCAGCCGCTACAGGAGTTCGTCAACGAACACGCCTGGGGCGGTGTATGGAACCGCGAGGGGTTGTCACTGAAAACCCGCAGCCTCATCACCCTCGCCGCCCTGACCGCCCTCAAGTGCCCGCAAGAACTCAAAGGCCATGTACGCGGCGCACTGAACAACGGCTGCACGGTCGAAGAGATCCGCGAAACATTGTTGCACTGCGCCGTTTACGCCGGGGTGCCTGCGGCCATGGATGCATTTCGCGCGGCACAAGAAGTGATCAATGCTCACGAGCAGGGCTAA
- the hemH gene encoding ferrochelatase, which yields MTDHALLLVNLGSPASTSVADVRSYLNQFLMDPYVIDLPWPVRRLLVSLILIKRPEQSAHAYASIWWDEGSPLVELSRRLRQAMTKEWTQGPVELAMRYGEPSIETVLTRLAAQGIKKVTLAPLYPQFADSTVTTVIEEARRVVKTRKLPIQFSILQPFYDQPEYLDALVASARPHLEQDYDHLLLSFHGLPERHLHKLDPTGNHCFKNEDCCQNASPAVLATCYRAQCLRTAQAFAERMGLPEGKWSVAFQSRLGRAKWIEPYTEARLDALAKQGVKKILVMCPAFVADCIETLEEIGDRGREQFIEAGGEELVLVPCLNDSPQWAAALNTLCERAPMAL from the coding sequence ATGACCGACCACGCGCTGTTGCTGGTTAACCTGGGTTCGCCGGCGTCTACTTCGGTAGCGGATGTACGCAGCTACTTGAACCAGTTTTTGATGGACCCGTACGTGATCGACTTGCCGTGGCCGGTACGCCGTTTACTGGTGTCGCTGATCCTGATCAAGCGACCGGAGCAATCGGCCCATGCCTATGCCTCGATCTGGTGGGATGAGGGTTCGCCGTTGGTGGAGCTCAGCCGCCGCTTGCGGCAGGCCATGACCAAGGAGTGGACCCAGGGTCCGGTTGAGCTGGCCATGCGCTACGGCGAACCTTCCATTGAAACGGTACTGACCCGCCTGGCCGCTCAGGGCATCAAAAAGGTCACGTTGGCGCCGCTGTACCCACAGTTCGCCGACAGCACCGTCACCACGGTGATTGAAGAAGCCAGGCGAGTGGTCAAAACCCGAAAGCTGCCCATTCAGTTCTCTATCCTGCAGCCGTTTTATGATCAGCCCGAATACCTCGATGCACTGGTGGCCAGTGCCAGGCCGCATCTGGAGCAGGACTACGATCACCTGTTGCTGAGCTTTCACGGCTTGCCTGAACGGCATTTACACAAGCTGGATCCGACCGGCAATCACTGCTTCAAGAATGAAGACTGCTGCCAGAATGCATCGCCCGCTGTTTTGGCGACCTGTTATCGGGCGCAGTGTTTGCGTACGGCGCAGGCGTTTGCAGAGCGTATGGGCCTGCCCGAGGGCAAGTGGTCGGTAGCGTTCCAGTCCCGTTTGGGGCGGGCCAAGTGGATTGAACCCTACACCGAGGCACGGCTGGATGCATTGGCCAAACAGGGTGTGAAGAAGATTCTGGTGATGTGCCCGGCGTTTGTGGCCGACTGCATCGAAACCCTGGAAGAGATCGGTGATCGCGGGCGCGAGCAGTTCATTGAGGCGGGGGGCGAGGAGTTGGTGCTGGTGCCGTGTCTCAATGACAGTCCGCAGTGGGCGGCAGCGTTGAACACGTTGTGTGAAAGGGCGCCGATGGCGTTGTAA